In Vigna radiata var. radiata cultivar VC1973A chromosome 3, Vradiata_ver6, whole genome shotgun sequence, the following proteins share a genomic window:
- the LOC106757048 gene encoding deSI-like protein At4g17486, translating to MGTTKTSSNSTSKSDHNNNNNVNGDKDKRNTTRMVLNVYDLTPLNNYLYWFGFGIFHSGIEVHGKEYGFGAHDFPASGVFEVEPKKCPGFIYRCSVNLGQINMHPSEFRTFIESIANEYHGDTYHLISKNCNHFTDDVSNRLNGKRIPGWVNRLARLGSLCSCLLPECVEVTTVKQLPEYHDCSEDEITDSLSSASPCASQATSVMDDDQEKHLLSPFASKGENVSFVKEAPLKLMSHDGGEKHLDNACCVGLSI from the exons ATGGGGACGACCAAGACCAGCTCCAATTCTACCTCAAAATCtgatcataataataataataatgtcaaTGGCGACAAAGACAAACGCAACACCACCAGAATGGTGTTGAATGTCTACGACCTTACCCCTCtcaataattatttgtattggTTCGGCTTTGGAATCTTTCATTCTGGCATTGAAG TACACGGTAAAGAGTATGGATTTGGAGCTCATGACTTTCCAGCAAGTGGAGTATTTGAAGTAGAGCCAAAGAAGTGTCCTGGATTTATATACAGATGTTCTGTCAATTTAGGCCAAATAAACATGCATCCTTCTGAGTTTCGAACATTCATTGAGAGTATAGCTAATGAGTATCATGGAGATACTTACCACCTTATATCTAAGAACTGCAATCATTTCACGGATGATGTTTCAAATAGATTGAATGGAAAACGAATCCCAGGTTGGGTCAATCGTCTTGCTAGGCTAG GTTCACTTTGCAGTTGCCTACTTCCTGAGTGTGTTGAAGTAACTACTGTTAAACAACTACCGGAATACCATGACTGTTCag AAGATGAAATCACTGATTCTCTTTCGTCTGCATCACCATGTGCATCTCAAGCAACATCAGTAATGGACGATGACCAAGAAAAGCACCTTTTGTCACCTTTTGCCAGCAAAGGAGAAAATGTTTCGTTTGTTAAAGAGGCACCATTAAAACTTATGTCACATGATGGAGGTGAGAAACACTTGGATAATGCATGCTGTGTTGGATTGAGTATTTGA